Proteins from one Triticum aestivum cultivar Chinese Spring chromosome 7A, IWGSC CS RefSeq v2.1, whole genome shotgun sequence genomic window:
- the LOC123147511 gene encoding uncharacterized protein: MSWSSSVASAPGYRRAAGRRGEESRSPVRYRENPMCHCNPPRKAPRWISWSRQNPGRRYYCCVDAMHGGCGFVEWHDDPLPKFWSELIGDLRDEVWRLKGAATVARSEGQFAMVAPSEDQATREATVLSLLDQLREKNEEIAGIRAKYHNVVFLFTIFVLGLVASKMLS, encoded by the exons ATGTCGTGGTCGTCGAGTGTCGCGTCCGCTCCCGGATACCGTCGAGCtgcaggaaggaggggggaggagtcgcGCTCGCCGGTGCGCTACCGCGAGAATCCAATGTGCCACTGCAATCCTCCGAGGAAGGCGCCAAGATGGATCTCCTGGAGCCGGCAGAACCCTGGCAGGAGGTACTATTGCTGCGTGGATGCTATG CATGGTGGTTGTGGATTTGTGGAGTGGCATGATGATCCTTTGCCGAAATTTTGGAGTGAGCTGATTGGGGATCTGCGTGATGAAGTCTGGAGGCTTAAAGGCGCTGCAACCGTTGCTCGATCTGAAGGTCAATTTGCAATGGTAGCTCCCAGTGAAGATCAAGCCACAAGGGAGGCCACGGTTCTGTCTCTGCTAGATCAACTAAGAGAGAAGAATGAAGAGATAGCTGGGATTAGGGCCAAATATCATAATGTGGTGTTTCTTTTTACTATATTTGTGCTTGGTTTAGTTGCAAGCAAGATGTTAAGTTAG